A genomic segment from Kyrpidia tusciae DSM 2912 encodes:
- a CDS encoding spore germination protein, whose translation MESVVRGPQEGFTESLQTNLGLIRRRLKSPRVKVEYMTLGRVSKTTVAPVYIQGIVKPGFVEECRERLQRINVDSILDSEYIEELIDDAPFSPFPTIEYTERPDRLAAEALQGRVGIIVDGSPNALLVPAIFVNFLQSPEDYFERYTMAAAVRLLRHLFFWMALLLPATYVALLSYHQEMIPTTLLMTRMSTHEQIPFPSVVEALIMEITFEALREAGIRLPKAVGQSVSIVGALVIDEAAVAAGIVSPAMVIIVALTGIASFTIPSYNIAITLRILRFPMTIMAGVLGLYGIIIAVLILWTHLVSLRSFGVPYLSPIAPFMWPDIKDVFTRPPWWQMRHRPKTMESVDLTRSAGIPKPLPGQTEQDPP comes from the coding sequence GTGGAGTCGGTGGTACGAGGGCCTCAAGAAGGATTTACGGAGAGCTTGCAAACCAATCTCGGGCTCATTCGCCGCCGGCTCAAGAGTCCCCGGGTAAAAGTGGAATACATGACGCTCGGAAGAGTCTCCAAGACAACGGTCGCCCCCGTTTACATTCAGGGTATCGTGAAACCGGGGTTTGTGGAAGAATGTCGGGAACGCCTACAGCGGATCAATGTCGATTCCATCCTCGATTCTGAGTACATCGAGGAACTGATCGACGACGCCCCTTTTTCCCCCTTCCCCACAATTGAGTACACGGAACGGCCGGATCGCCTGGCTGCCGAGGCTCTCCAGGGGCGCGTGGGAATCATTGTCGACGGCAGTCCGAATGCGCTTTTGGTGCCGGCCATTTTCGTCAATTTTTTACAGTCTCCGGAAGACTATTTTGAACGATATACGATGGCCGCGGCGGTTCGATTACTCCGGCACCTTTTCTTTTGGATGGCCCTCCTGCTGCCGGCCACTTACGTGGCCTTGTTGTCCTACCATCAGGAGATGATTCCGACAACCCTCTTGATGACTCGGATGTCAACCCACGAACAAATTCCTTTCCCGTCGGTGGTGGAGGCCCTGATCATGGAGATCACCTTCGAGGCCCTGAGGGAGGCGGGGATTCGCCTGCCGAAAGCTGTGGGTCAATCGGTGAGCATCGTCGGGGCCCTGGTGATCGATGAGGCGGCTGTTGCCGCCGGAATCGTGTCGCCGGCGATGGTGATCATCGTGGCCCTGACCGGGATTGCTTCTTTTACCATACCCAGTTACAACATTGCCATTACACTGCGGATCTTGCGTTTTCCTATGACTATCATGGCCGGGGTGCTTGGTCTGTACGGGATCATTATCGCGGTGCTCATCTTGTGGACTCACCTGGTTTCCCTGCGTTCCTTTGGGGTTCCGTACCTGTCGCCGATTGCGCCCTTTATGTGGCCCGACATCAAAGATGTATTTACCAGGCCACCGTGGTGGCAGATGCGCCACCGTCCAAAAACCATGGAGTCGGTAGATTTGACCAGGAGCGCGGGTATACCGAAGCCCCTGCCGGGTCAGACAGAACAAGATCCGCCATAA
- a CDS encoding IS3 family transposase (programmed frameshift) translates to MPRKKYDTDFKTKVVLEILKEEKTLSQLASEYGVHVNQLRQWRDIALENWPQAFEPENKQLAKIRSEYEDKIQELYAEVGRLSTQLSWLEKKNLASLSREDRLALIDFQERELPLAVQAELLGLNRSSLYYRPVGPSEEEVRLKHRIDQIYTEHPFYGSRRITAILRSEHWTVNRKAVQRHMREMGIAGITPGPNLSRRAQAHRVYPYLLHGLKIERPNQVWGIDITYIRMAHGWMYLVAILDWYSRYVVSYELDQTLHMDFVLKALHRALRQWTPEIMNSDQGSHFTSPKYTDVLLNHGIRISMDGRGRALDNIFTERLWRSLKQEEVYLHDYQTPKQAREGIARYLEFYNHKRPHQSLGYVTPASVFGL, encoded by the exons ATGCCGAGAAAAAAGTATGATACTGACTTCAAAACCAAAGTTGTCCTGGAAATTCTCAAAGAGGAAAAGACGCTCTCGCAATTGGCATCCGAATATGGTGTTCATGTCAATCAACTCCGCCAGTGGCGGGATATCGCCTTGGAAAACTGGCCACAAGCGTTTGAACCTGAGAATAAACAGCTGGCAAAAATTCGTTCAGAATATGAAGACAAGATCCAAGAATTGTATGCGGAGGTCGGTCGCCTGAGCACACAATTGTCTTGGTTGGA GAAAAAAAATCTCGCCTCGCTCAGTCGAGAGGACAGGCTGGCTCTCATCGATTTCCAAGAACGTGAACTCCCGCTCGCCGTTCAGGCCGAGCTTCTGGGCTTAAATCGGTCCAGCCTGTACTACAGGCCGGTCGGACCATCCGAGGAGGAGGTGAGGCTCAAACACCGGATTGACCAAATCTACACGGAGCATCCGTTCTACGGTTCCCGGCGCATCACGGCCATTTTACGCAGTGAACATTGGACCGTCAACCGCAAGGCCGTCCAGCGTCATATGCGGGAAATGGGGATTGCCGGCATCACTCCGGGTCCCAATTTGAGCCGGCGCGCCCAGGCACACCGGGTGTATCCCTACCTGTTGCACGGCTTGAAGATCGAGCGTCCGAATCAGGTCTGGGGCATCGACATCACGTATATCCGCATGGCGCATGGCTGGATGTATCTGGTGGCGATCCTGGACTGGTACTCCCGTTACGTGGTCAGCTATGAGCTGGATCAAACCCTGCATATGGATTTTGTTCTCAAGGCCTTGCATCGGGCCCTGCGGCAGTGGACGCCGGAGATCATGAATAGCGACCAAGGAAGTCATTTTACCAGCCCGAAGTACACGGACGTCCTGCTAAATCATGGGATTCGGATCAGCATGGACGGCCGGGGTCGAGCCCTGGACAACATCTTCACCGAGCGCCTGTGGCGGAGTCTGAAGCAGGAAGAGGTGTATCTTCACGACTACCAAACGCCGAAACAGGCTCGGGAAGGGATCGCCAGATACCTGGAGTTCTACAACCACAAGCGCCCGCACCAGTCCCTGGGATACGTGACGCCGGCCTCTGTGTTCGGGCTCTAG
- a CDS encoding YolD-like family protein, whose translation MRITEGNLFSAMRLVLPEHRDMAERMEREANRRREPELTEDQLAELRYVLAEAVETGSRVRIMLFGPDEDEVWEGVLVLRNGRVYLDDHSGKKAGWWVPKGRK comes from the coding sequence ATGCGGATCACGGAAGGCAATCTCTTTTCCGCCATGCGGCTGGTGCTTCCCGAACACCGGGACATGGCGGAACGGATGGAGCGGGAGGCGAACCGACGCCGGGAGCCGGAGTTGACGGAAGACCAGTTAGCGGAATTGCGGTATGTGCTGGCCGAAGCGGTGGAAACCGGGAGCCGGGTGCGGATCATGCTGTTTGGACCGGATGAGGATGAGGTATGGGAAGGGGTTCTGGTGCTTCGAAACGGCAGGGTGTATCTGGATGATCACTCCGGGAAGAAGGCCGGGTGGTGGGTTCCGAAAGGGCGGAAATGA
- a CDS encoding IS607 family transposase has product MKLSDWARQQGISYMTAWRWWKDGKLPVPARQTESGTILVDVPPSRKDGRTVVYARVSSHDQRSDLDRQVSRITQWATERDLVVDEVVTEVGSGMNGKRPKLRRILADARVTTIIVEHRDRLARFGVEYLESALAAQGRHIVVVDSGETRDDLVRDMIEVLTSFCARLYGRRGARNRALRAVTAAKKDGKES; this is encoded by the coding sequence ATGAAACTCTCCGATTGGGCTAGGCAACAAGGAATCTCCTACATGACCGCTTGGCGTTGGTGGAAAGACGGCAAGCTGCCTGTACCCGCCCGTCAGACCGAATCCGGCACGATCCTGGTGGATGTCCCTCCGAGCCGTAAAGATGGCCGGACGGTCGTGTATGCCCGGGTGTCCTCTCACGACCAGAGGAGTGACTTGGACAGGCAAGTGTCTCGAATCACCCAGTGGGCAACCGAGCGAGATCTCGTCGTGGACGAGGTGGTGACGGAGGTCGGATCGGGGATGAACGGGAAACGTCCAAAGCTCCGGCGTATTTTGGCGGATGCGCGGGTGACGACCATCATTGTGGAACACCGGGATCGACTGGCGAGGTTTGGCGTGGAGTACCTGGAATCTGCACTGGCTGCTCAGGGCCGTCACATCGTGGTGGTGGATTCCGGAGAGACCCGCGACGATCTGGTCCGGGACATGATCGAGGTCTTGACATCGTTCTGCGCACGGTTGTACGGCCGACGGGGAGCACGGAATCGGGCTTTGCGGGCTGTGACCGCCGCAAAAAAGGATGGGAAGGAATCATGA
- a CDS encoding nitric-oxide reductase large subunit: MSAVKVDALRGRSNHGDSGLWKHILLVVVLLSFTVLLAGGFWIYKEKAPIPTMLGTDHQPLVSKQDLLHGQQVFQKYDLMDYGSILGNGTFFGPDFTAETLHLVVVAMRDEKANEMYGNSYDKLTADRQAAVSQAVKSEIRVNRYDPATDTLTLTPAQSRALDQVRAYYNQLFTLGNPDRGLQPGSLNQASPEDIRSLADYFFWTAWLSAVNRPGLDYSYTNNWPYEPGAGNENTFHAVFWSAASVAFLILMLAFILWVYNHFKLQMQSAYDSSFPDLRPDREGITVSQRKTGKYFVVVCLVFLFQVLMGGLMAHYYVEGSGFYGLPIADWLPFNIAKTWHLQSAVFWIATAWLGMGLFIAPIVGGREPKGQGILVDVLFWALVAVVAGSFTGEWLGAKGLLGKFWFTFGNQGWNYLEMGRVWQVLLVAGLLIWLFIVWRGLRDSLRRETDKGGLVHLLFYSAWTIPGFYIFAFLVNPTTHITFSDYWRWWVIHLWVEGVFEVFAVVAIGFLLVTMGLVTRASTVRALYFQILILMGSGVIGTGHHYYWIGDPAMWLGLGACFSALEVVPLTLLAAEAYDQYRMLRDGGRVFPYKAPFWFLISTAVWNLVGAGVFGFLINLPVVSYYEHGSFLTATHGHTAMMGVYGMLAIALMLFSLRRLVPGAFWPEKLFKWAAWGLNLGLVGMALVTLFPVGVEQLRTTMEQGFWAARQLAFYRQPFVYTLLWARIVPDTVFIVVGVLPLALGVIRAFLHLKPVVPGANPAMPQGTDGSDEVNRGDRSPAPTATGAVSGR, translated from the coding sequence ATGTCTGCGGTTAAGGTGGATGCTCTTCGGGGGAGGTCAAACCACGGCGACTCGGGCTTGTGGAAACACATTCTATTAGTTGTCGTCCTGCTCAGCTTCACCGTGCTGTTGGCCGGAGGATTTTGGATTTATAAGGAAAAAGCACCGATTCCCACGATGCTCGGAACGGATCACCAACCGCTGGTGTCGAAACAAGATCTTCTTCATGGACAACAGGTATTTCAAAAATACGACCTGATGGATTACGGTTCGATCCTGGGGAATGGCACTTTTTTCGGTCCCGATTTCACGGCGGAGACTCTGCACTTGGTGGTTGTCGCCATGAGGGACGAGAAAGCGAACGAGATGTACGGCAATTCTTACGATAAGCTCACTGCTGACCGTCAGGCCGCGGTGTCCCAGGCGGTGAAGTCGGAGATTCGGGTCAACCGCTACGATCCCGCAACCGACACGCTGACGCTCACGCCGGCTCAAAGCCGGGCCTTGGATCAGGTTCGAGCGTATTACAACCAGCTTTTCACCCTGGGCAATCCCGACCGGGGACTCCAGCCGGGAAGTTTAAACCAGGCGTCCCCGGAGGACATCCGCAGCTTGGCCGACTACTTCTTCTGGACGGCGTGGCTCTCCGCCGTGAACCGTCCAGGGCTTGACTATTCGTACACCAACAACTGGCCCTACGAGCCGGGAGCGGGGAACGAGAACACATTCCACGCCGTGTTCTGGAGTGCGGCCAGTGTCGCTTTTCTCATTCTTATGCTGGCATTCATCCTCTGGGTGTACAACCATTTTAAATTGCAAATGCAGAGTGCCTATGACTCCTCGTTCCCGGATCTCCGCCCGGACAGGGAGGGGATCACCGTGAGCCAGAGAAAGACCGGGAAATATTTTGTCGTTGTCTGCCTGGTGTTTCTCTTTCAGGTCCTGATGGGTGGATTGATGGCTCATTATTACGTGGAGGGAAGCGGATTCTACGGCCTGCCCATCGCTGATTGGCTTCCCTTCAATATTGCCAAAACGTGGCATTTACAGTCGGCCGTCTTTTGGATCGCCACGGCTTGGCTGGGCATGGGTCTTTTCATCGCCCCGATCGTCGGTGGTCGAGAGCCGAAAGGCCAAGGGATCCTGGTGGACGTGCTGTTCTGGGCTCTGGTGGCCGTGGTGGCAGGCAGCTTTACCGGGGAATGGTTGGGTGCCAAGGGGCTGCTGGGCAAGTTCTGGTTCACGTTCGGCAATCAGGGATGGAATTATTTAGAGATGGGACGGGTATGGCAGGTTTTGCTGGTCGCTGGGCTGCTCATCTGGTTGTTTATCGTATGGCGGGGGTTGCGGGATAGCCTGCGCCGGGAAACGGACAAGGGAGGTCTCGTGCACCTGCTGTTTTACAGCGCGTGGACGATTCCTGGTTTCTATATCTTCGCATTTTTGGTGAATCCGACAACCCACATTACCTTCTCGGACTACTGGCGGTGGTGGGTGATCCACCTGTGGGTGGAAGGCGTATTTGAAGTGTTTGCCGTGGTGGCCATCGGATTCCTGTTGGTGACCATGGGTCTGGTGACCCGGGCCTCCACGGTGCGGGCCCTGTATTTTCAAATCTTGATCCTGATGGGAAGCGGCGTGATCGGGACCGGCCACCATTATTATTGGATCGGTGATCCGGCCATGTGGCTGGGGCTGGGGGCTTGCTTCTCCGCCCTGGAGGTGGTGCCGCTGACGCTGCTGGCTGCCGAAGCATACGATCAGTACCGCATGCTTCGCGACGGAGGCCGGGTTTTTCCATATAAGGCGCCCTTCTGGTTCTTGATTTCCACGGCCGTCTGGAACCTGGTCGGGGCAGGGGTCTTCGGTTTTCTGATCAACCTGCCGGTGGTCAGTTATTACGAACATGGTTCGTTCTTAACGGCCACCCATGGCCATACCGCCATGATGGGTGTGTACGGGATGCTGGCCATCGCGCTCATGTTGTTTTCGTTGCGCCGGTTGGTTCCGGGAGCGTTTTGGCCGGAAAAATTGTTCAAGTGGGCAGCGTGGGGACTCAATCTTGGACTTGTCGGCATGGCGTTGGTGACGTTGTTTCCGGTCGGGGTCGAGCAATTGCGAACCACGATGGAACAGGGATTCTGGGCGGCCCGTCAGCTGGCATTCTATCGCCAACCCTTCGTTTACACATTGCTCTGGGCACGGATCGTGCCGGATACGGTCTTTATTGTCGTCGGTGTTCTGCCTCTGGCACTGGGAGTGATTCGGGCATTCCTGCACTTGAAACCGGTCGTGCCCGGAGCGAATCCGGCAATGCCCCAGGGCACGGACGGGTCGGACGAGGTCAACCGCGGGGACAGATCCCCGGCTCCCACGGCGACTGGTGCCGTTTCCGGCAGGTAG
- a CDS encoding multicopper oxidase domain-containing protein, whose translation MPFIAFTADTPGQWMFHCDILDHTVPQ comes from the coding sequence ATGCCTTTTATCGCGTTCACGGCGGACACCCCCGGGCAATGGATGTTCCACTGCGATATTCTCGACCACACTGTCCCCCAGTGA
- a CDS encoding GerAB/ArcD/ProY family transporter: MHTQQLSRVQFVMLSIWLFLGTGFLTLPFAIGQFTVRDAWIVPFLFIPQGVIVAGVITWFRQTFPGQSLVEGCHTAFGPWWGRIPSLWFLIMTLVVECFVLREVGLFLTTTVLPSTPEYVVNAMFLIPVAYAVYQGVEAVGRLGETITPIGMGITLVISVLSMQYADPSHYHPVLADGWTPILRGSIVVWMYAWLLLFVLQLGEAVPQRLGKDLVIMVLIITSVGLVAEPTICMVLGPSAAYSLYPILEVVRTIRIADFLERLDTFYVMGVVVGIFLQCSFIHYALVTGISQWTGLGHYRPAVWSGAVLAWAGSIFFIRNESMFLEYVMYVGWGYLTFTGIAVPLLAVVVHRWRQRRKV, translated from the coding sequence ATGCATACACAGCAACTGTCCCGCGTACAGTTCGTAATGTTGAGCATTTGGCTCTTTCTGGGTACTGGGTTTCTGACATTGCCGTTTGCCATTGGACAATTCACCGTTCGAGACGCTTGGATCGTTCCTTTCCTTTTTATACCTCAGGGGGTAATCGTGGCAGGGGTGATTACGTGGTTCCGACAGACGTTTCCCGGACAATCGCTGGTTGAGGGCTGTCACACAGCTTTCGGCCCGTGGTGGGGAAGGATCCCTAGTTTGTGGTTTTTGATCATGACGCTCGTCGTCGAATGTTTCGTTCTTCGCGAAGTGGGCCTGTTTCTGACCACCACGGTCCTGCCTTCGACCCCGGAGTATGTTGTGAACGCGATGTTCCTTATTCCCGTTGCGTACGCAGTATATCAAGGTGTGGAAGCAGTTGGGAGATTGGGGGAGACCATTACGCCCATCGGGATGGGTATTACGCTGGTTATATCGGTACTCTCCATGCAGTATGCGGATCCTTCTCATTATCACCCCGTTTTAGCAGATGGCTGGACGCCTATTCTGCGAGGCAGCATTGTGGTATGGATGTACGCTTGGCTGTTGCTGTTTGTTCTGCAGCTGGGCGAGGCAGTTCCACAACGGTTGGGAAAAGATCTTGTAATCATGGTTTTGATTATTACGTCAGTAGGGCTTGTAGCGGAACCTACAATCTGCATGGTACTGGGCCCGAGCGCAGCTTACTCTCTTTATCCCATCCTGGAGGTGGTGCGGACGATTCGGATTGCCGATTTTCTGGAGCGATTGGATACGTTTTACGTGATGGGGGTCGTCGTGGGTATCTTTTTACAGTGTTCTTTTATCCACTATGCTTTAGTAACGGGTATCAGCCAATGGACTGGGCTAGGGCATTATCGGCCCGCTGTATGGAGCGGTGCGGTTTTGGCCTGGGCGGGCAGTATTTTTTTTATACGGAACGAATCAATGTTTCTGGAATATGTTATGTATGTGGGTTGGGGATACCTCACATTCACAGGGATTGCCGTGCCTCTCTTGGCTGTCGTAGTACACCGGTGGCGCCAGCGCCGCAAAGTATGA
- a CDS encoding glycosyltransferase family 2 protein produces the protein MQIGERFLKRGLLTKDQLDRVLEAQQQTGGRTGWLALSLGYITSRELLQILAEHYHLPFLENASEHANLVDISLIERVSYQEVLRYQTLPVRRVEDQLEVWTIYPGSESALTWIKDTYQTEQISVRVIGERDFFELVRRFWKVDLVKWAADGLFYRSPEESARERLGRSQRIVMSIALVVFIVVAWLFPTKVLLGSFLILQGIYLLQWVFKVWLTLGHKDVVLDLEPISRLPRSEWPVYSILVPLYREPEHVLRQSIEAIKNLDYPPNRLDVLLLVEEDDRQTIEYLKQCRPPGHFRFVYIPPLGPRTKPKACNYGLMFARGKYLTIYDAEDIPEHDQLYKALAGFQAWGDDTILQCALQFYNSRQNLLTRWFALEYANWFDILLPGLHGWRLPIPLGGTSNHFPVETLRQIGGWDAYNVTEDADLGMRAARYRIKVRMLPSTTWEEANSLLMNWLRQRVRWIKGYMQTTLVYTRRPVQMFKNFGFKQYGAFLLFVGSVRWTPLSRHFFGPF, from the coding sequence ATGCAAATTGGGGAGCGTTTTCTGAAACGCGGTCTATTGACAAAGGATCAGTTGGACAGAGTTTTAGAGGCGCAGCAGCAGACAGGCGGGAGAACGGGATGGCTTGCGCTGAGCTTGGGGTACATAACCTCGCGGGAATTGTTGCAAATCCTGGCGGAGCATTATCACCTTCCATTTTTGGAAAACGCGAGTGAGCATGCGAATTTGGTTGACATTTCCTTAATTGAAAGAGTTTCCTATCAGGAAGTGCTCCGTTATCAAACACTGCCGGTTCGGCGGGTTGAAGATCAGCTTGAAGTGTGGACCATCTATCCGGGGTCGGAGTCGGCCTTAACCTGGATCAAAGACACATACCAGACAGAACAGATCTCGGTGCGGGTGATTGGCGAACGCGATTTCTTCGAACTTGTCAGGCGTTTTTGGAAGGTTGACTTGGTCAAGTGGGCTGCGGACGGCCTGTTCTATCGGTCGCCGGAGGAATCCGCCCGGGAAAGGCTCGGTCGGTCACAACGGATTGTCATGAGTATTGCTCTTGTGGTTTTTATCGTGGTGGCATGGCTTTTTCCGACAAAGGTTCTTTTGGGCTCTTTTCTTATCCTGCAAGGAATCTACCTGCTTCAGTGGGTGTTCAAGGTCTGGCTGACTTTGGGACACAAGGACGTTGTCCTTGATCTAGAACCCATCTCCCGACTGCCAAGATCCGAGTGGCCCGTGTACAGCATCTTGGTGCCCTTGTATCGAGAACCGGAACATGTCTTGAGACAATCGATTGAAGCGATCAAAAACCTGGACTATCCGCCGAACCGCCTTGATGTCCTGTTGCTTGTGGAAGAGGACGATCGACAGACGATTGAATATCTGAAACAATGTCGGCCGCCAGGGCATTTTCGGTTTGTGTACATTCCGCCGCTGGGGCCCCGGACCAAACCGAAAGCATGCAACTACGGCCTTATGTTTGCTCGGGGGAAGTACCTCACCATTTATGATGCGGAGGACATTCCGGAACATGACCAATTGTACAAAGCCCTGGCAGGGTTTCAGGCTTGGGGGGATGACACCATTCTGCAGTGTGCCCTGCAATTCTACAACAGCAGACAGAATTTATTGACCCGGTGGTTTGCTCTGGAATACGCCAATTGGTTTGACATCCTGCTTCCTGGATTGCACGGGTGGCGGTTGCCGATTCCGCTCGGCGGCACAAGCAACCATTTTCCTGTGGAGACGTTGCGTCAGATTGGCGGGTGGGATGCCTATAATGTAACGGAAGATGCGGATCTTGGGATGCGGGCGGCAAGGTACCGAATCAAAGTGCGAATGTTGCCTTCCACAACCTGGGAGGAAGCCAACAGTCTTCTCATGAACTGGCTGCGGCAACGGGTTCGCTGGATCAAAGGATACATGCAGACAACGCTGGTGTATACGAGGCGCCCTGTTCAGATGTTCAAGAATTTCGGTTTCAAACAATACGGGGCGTTTCTTTTGTTTGTGGGCTCTGTGAGGTGGACCCCATTGTCAAGACATTTTTTTGGCCCTTTTTAA
- a CDS encoding spore germination protein, protein MRGKRARRQKEKRKKNISWSAPEVPQGYNELSKSIDEMYGRLAEVWGHCDDVRFRWVQVGNRRGFVVWIYTLIGKELAQEGLLEPLATWDGPDISLDGLERVLQTVSLNTVKTVKEINAAIGNGQAVLCVDGFDRAVAMDVMDFQGRAPWRRQPWSRWYEGLKKDLRRACKPISGSFAAGSRVPG, encoded by the coding sequence ATGCGGGGAAAACGTGCAAGGCGGCAAAAAGAGAAGCGGAAGAAAAACATCAGTTGGTCTGCTCCCGAAGTCCCGCAAGGTTACAACGAGTTGTCCAAAAGCATTGACGAGATGTATGGTCGACTGGCTGAAGTGTGGGGGCATTGTGACGACGTCCGGTTTCGCTGGGTTCAGGTCGGGAACCGCAGGGGTTTTGTCGTATGGATTTACACCCTGATCGGAAAAGAACTGGCCCAGGAGGGGCTCCTTGAACCACTTGCCACCTGGGATGGACCCGATATATCCTTGGATGGTCTCGAACGGGTCCTGCAAACGGTTTCCTTGAACACGGTGAAGACCGTAAAAGAAATCAATGCAGCGATTGGGAACGGCCAGGCGGTTCTCTGCGTTGACGGCTTTGATCGGGCCGTGGCCATGGACGTGATGGACTTTCAGGGCCGGGCGCCGTGGAGAAGGCAACCGTGGAGTCGGTGGTACGAGGGCCTCAAGAAGGATTTACGGAGAGCTTGCAAACCAATCTCGGGCTCATTCGCCGCCGGCTCAAGAGTCCCCGGGTAA
- a CDS encoding alpha/beta-type small acid-soluble spore protein, whose product MARGQKRNTRVVPGALRALDQLKYDVAQELGIQVPADDYWGTMTTRDTGAI is encoded by the coding sequence ATGGCACGTGGCCAAAAGAGGAATACTCGCGTTGTCCCGGGCGCTCTCCGGGCCCTGGATCAGTTAAAGTACGACGTGGCCCAGGAACTGGGCATCCAGGTGCCGGCGGATGATTATTGGGGAACCATGACGACGCGGGATACCGGGGCAATCTGA
- the tnpB gene encoding IS607 family element RNA-guided endonuclease TnpB translates to MKALEAYRFALDPSPHQERMLASHSGARRFAFNWGLALVKERLEARERGEDVEVPWTLAALRREWNRQKEQVAPWWRENSKEAYSAGLNGLARGLKAFFDSRSGKRKGRRVGFPKFRKKGRGRESVRFTTGAIRVDDKSHVVLPRIGRVRTHEMTTALLERVQSDRARILSATVSREGGRWFVSFTCEVERDAGRPKRPRDVVGVDAGLKHLAVLSTGEKVPNPQPLRKALRKIARLNRELVRRKRRSRHWEDTRRRLNRAHARVARIRLDAMHKLTHRLATTFGTVVVEDLNVAGMGRNRRLSRAIYDAGLAELRRQLRYKCEWYGSRLVQAPRMYPSSKTCSRCGAIKEILPLWERVYRCDVCGTVMDRDENAARNLAALAVAVAGSGPETKNARGEDVRPDLAGRSSMKREAGTRQLGKTGAPAPQGTGT, encoded by the coding sequence ATGAAGGCGCTTGAGGCGTACCGCTTTGCACTCGATCCTTCGCCGCATCAGGAGAGGATGTTGGCTTCCCACAGCGGAGCCCGGCGGTTTGCCTTTAACTGGGGGCTGGCATTGGTAAAAGAGCGATTGGAGGCCAGAGAACGAGGCGAAGACGTCGAAGTGCCGTGGACGCTTGCGGCCCTTCGGAGGGAGTGGAACCGGCAGAAGGAACAAGTCGCCCCGTGGTGGCGGGAGAATTCCAAGGAAGCGTACTCGGCGGGGCTGAACGGCCTGGCCCGGGGGCTGAAGGCGTTTTTCGACAGCCGGTCCGGGAAGCGGAAGGGTCGTCGGGTGGGGTTTCCGAAGTTCCGCAAGAAGGGCCGGGGTCGGGAATCAGTGCGGTTCACGACGGGAGCGATCCGGGTGGACGACAAAAGCCACGTCGTTTTGCCCCGGATCGGGCGGGTGAGAACGCACGAGATGACCACGGCGCTCTTGGAGCGGGTGCAAAGTGACCGGGCGCGGATTCTATCGGCGACCGTCTCCCGGGAAGGCGGGCGGTGGTTTGTGAGTTTCACCTGCGAAGTGGAGCGGGACGCCGGGCGGCCGAAGCGCCCCCGGGACGTGGTGGGAGTGGACGCCGGGCTGAAACACCTGGCGGTCCTGTCCACGGGGGAGAAGGTGCCGAACCCGCAACCCTTGCGCAAGGCATTGCGAAAGATCGCGCGGTTGAACCGGGAGTTGGTCCGGCGAAAACGCAGAAGCCGACACTGGGAGGATACCCGTCGGCGTCTGAACCGGGCCCACGCGAGGGTGGCGAGAATTCGCTTGGACGCCATGCACAAGCTGACTCACCGGCTGGCGACCACGTTCGGCACCGTCGTGGTGGAAGACCTGAATGTGGCTGGGATGGGGCGGAACCGGCGATTGTCCCGGGCGATCTACGACGCGGGGCTGGCGGAGTTGAGACGGCAGTTGCGGTATAAATGCGAGTGGTACGGGTCCCGTCTCGTCCAGGCCCCCAGGATGTATCCCAGTTCCAAGACCTGCTCCAGGTGCGGGGCGATCAAGGAAATCCTTCCGCTTTGGGAACGGGTGTACCGATGTGACGTATGCGGGACGGTGATGGACCGGGACGAGAATGCGGCGCGGAATCTGGCGGCTCTTGCGGTCGCCGTCGCCGGGAGTGGACCGGAGACGAAAAACGCCCGTGGAGAGGATGTAAGACCCGACTTGGCCGGGCGGTCTTCGATGAAACGGGAAGCCGGCACTAGGCAACTGGGTAAGACCGGCGCCCCTGCCCCGCAAGGGACGGGTACTTGA